TCTACCATGCGGCAAATTTCCTACTAAATCGAAGTCGAAGATGAAAAAAAACATCACCAATAAACCCTATTGGCCTACTCTCTTTGGAAAAGTAGAACTTCTCAAGGTTTATCCGGCTGTAAAAAATGTTGCAGCGAAAGATGGTTAAAGATGTAGACATCCGGATTAAATTTACATGCCACCCGTCTGAAAATGAAGATTGTAAAGGAACACACCAAAGCTATAGAAGATTTTGTCGAGTTCTTCTCTTTTCTGTGGGGTAGGTTAGGATTCAATACGCATATCAGTACTATTAAAGAGAGGGACGAGGTTACATTATCACAAAACACTATAATTGTGAAGGGTTTTGCCTTAACCATCCAATTGGTGAGGGTTGAAGCTAGGCCTGCGATTTTAGTTTTCCTAGACAATACCAAATCGAACCTCGGTTTTCGGTTAACCAAAATTTTTAAAAACCAATTTCAAAATTAACCGAATTAAGTTTCGGTTCGGTTAGATTATCGGTTAATTTTGGTTTTTAATTTTATTTCCGAAAATAACCGATTTTTGGGTTCCGGTTAATTCTGGTATAATTTTCTAAAAAAATCACATATTTTCGGTTAAATTTGATTATTTTTCATTTTTCGGTTAAATTCGGTTCGGTTTTTCGGTTATTTTTGGTTTTTTTAATTTTTTAGTTTTCTTTGAAAATCGAAAACCGAACTAAACCAAAAACCAAATTATTTTTAAAATCCTACCGAACTAAACCAAACTCAAAACCGTAACCGAACCGAACAAAAAATCTGTTCGGTTCGGACAAAAATCGCAGTGCTAGTTGAAGCTGTCCCATGGTTGATTGAAGTGGTTTAGGAGACATGCTCTTCGTCTGAACTTGACAGTGTTGACACTCAATGATGGGCATGCGAGAAACATAGGCAAAAAAGCAGAGGTGTATAGATAAATTTATTTACTAATTATAACTCACCTCATTTGTAAAGGTATGTGGAATCTAATTGTCTAATGGTCTGCCCCTGTGAATGCTATTCTATCATCATGTTGTGATGTAAAGAATGTTATCAACTTAGATCCTACTCGACCTATTGTTGAGTCCACGCTCGTTTGGTCCGATGAGTTAGCAAATAAAAAATTTGACAATCTATTAGCTTTGATATATCAAAACCCTGTGTATTCGAATGAAATGTTCAAGGGTGGTGTGACCAAGATTGATGTGGAACGTATGCGTGAAGAAGCCAAAGTCCATGCCAGAGAGAAGAAAACAAAGAAACCCTACTTAGCAAAAAAAAGAAAACAAAGAAACCCCAAACATCAAACCCTCCTCCAAATGTTGATGCGTCCTATATTACCCCAATGGTTCTCGACAAGCTAAGGCTTTTGCCGTAATGGGCGTTAGTATTAATGAATTTAGGTGAACAAAAATCATTCTTAATGAAAAACTTAGTATTAAAAAACTCAATAACTATGTACTCCATGTAGAACAAGATGAACAAACCTATCAACACTTTCTATCGAAACACTAGTTGTCTAGTTCATTTGCCTTTTGTTAAAGTGTCCATATAGTTATAATCCCATTTTCCTAGTGTCTCTAAAAACAAAAAGTATCGTGTTTTTTTATATTAAAAAGGCATCTAATGCTAAACGCAACCAAATGTTAAATGAGATCAAGAATTTACCGATACAATCATACAATAATGTTTTAAAAATTAATAGTAAAGAAAAAAAGACTATTGTAACAAGGACAGAGAAACTGAATGATTTGCCAATTCCCTACCAAATTAGGACGTTACAAAGGAAGGCATACACAGAGCGTGAAAAGACACGGATTGCCATTTGATTCTGCAAATTTTCTTTTGTCACGTCTTATCAAACTACAATAATATTCGACTTATATCATCCCAAATTTTTAATAGTAGCTGGTTCGACCAATAGAGAGGGGCCGATTATACACCGGAGAAGATGATAAACAAAAATGAAACTAATAGTACTCAATATATTACTATTAATGCTTTGGTATTTTGGGTCCGTTTCTAGAGAGAAATAAAGAAAATTTAATGTCACAGAAAACTTCAGTACTTTGTATAACTGAATACATGTGTGTGCATTACTCATATAGTTTATGGAGGTAAAGTTTTCATATGATAGGATTCTTCATCAGAATTCATTTAGTGGAAAATAAAATATAAACCATTGAAAAAAATATAAACGATTGAAAAAAAATTATAAACCATTGAGTATAATAATGTTGCATGTATTGGAAATATAGTAATACATGTTTATGGGAGTCCAAAAAGAAAAAAACAAGTTTATTCAGTACAACATAAAATTCTTTAGGTTTCCAAATAAAAGGATTAGGAAGACTGGCATGCAACTTTTAGATAAGTCGTGCATGTGCATGTTCGTCACTGACAAACGTAGTTGACTGAAACATCTTATTGATATGACTTATTGCTAATTAAGGCTACTGGAAATCACCGAGTGAGGCGGTGGTAAGGGCGTCGGAGGAGGACGCTTCCGCTTCTTCTTTTCATAGCTGATCCCACGCGCTTTAGCCTGCGAGTCACGCACTTCCCTTAGGTAGAGACGAACGGCTCGTGCACCGAAAGGGTTAGTCTCAGGTGAACCACCGTTCTCTTCAAAAGCGGCTCGAAGCCTGCCAATGAGTGCGTCGAGGCTGCCCCATGCTTGCCGTAGTGGACAGGCACATGGTGCTGGTGGATTTGGGTGTCCAAAGAACGGACACAGTTGTGTGTGAACCTATACAAGATCAAATTAGCGTTTAGTATCAGCATTTTCAATACATAACGGGTAGAGGAAAAGTCATCATAGATTATATAATTTATTTACATTTTGAATATATATACAACCATCATAGAGAAGAATTATATATAGAATAATAATGATTAACATTCTGCATACAACCATCAAAGGAAAAATAATATTCCTAGAACACAACATATATATATTGCAATTATTTGTTTATAACAATAACCGTTGAAACAA
This sequence is a window from Brassica oleracea var. oleracea cultivar TO1000 chromosome C1, BOL, whole genome shotgun sequence. Protein-coding genes within it:
- the LOC106292397 gene encoding protein LIGHT-DEPENDENT SHORT HYPOCOTYLS 4, which codes for MDPIHGFIGTTNISHSTNLMIAAAAVTTSSSSSSSSSSGGSATTQLSRYENQKRRDWNTFGQYLRNHRPPLSLSRCSGAHVLEFLRYLDQFGKTKVHTQLCPFFGHPNPPAPCACPLRQAWGSLDALIGRLRAAFEENGGSPETNPFGARAVRLYLREVRDSQAKARGISYEKKKRKRPPPTPLPPPHSVISSSLN